Below is a genomic region from Desulfobacter sp..
ATCTTTCCAAGTATTATGATTTTCAGTATCGTTTGATCCGCAATCTCTACGCCCGTGTGTCCACAAATTCTTTTGCAAAGGACAAGAAGGATATTTCAGATTGGGTGGAGCGTTTTTTCCCGGAAAAAGTGCCAGGAACAGACGGGCAGAAAACCGCAATCCTAAAAGCATTGACCCATAGGTTCCTGGTGATTTCAGGCGGTCCCGGCACAGGTAAAACCCATATCACCAATATTATCACAGCCGTTTTAAGGCAAAGGGCAGAACAAAAAAAAGAGCCCGAGCCCTGTATACGTTGCCTTGCCCCCACAGGCAAGGCTGCGGCCAGATTAAACCAGGGCATAACCATTCATGCGGCCCTTAAACCCAAGCCCGATGGGGTCGGGTTTATACACAATCGGGAGAATCTTTTAAAAGCGGATATGGTGATCATTGATGAGGCCTCCATGATTGATATTGCCCTGATGACCCGTTTGATGGAGGCGATCCCTTTGGATTGCCGTGTGGTGCTGTTAGGAGATAAACATCAGCTTTCCCCGGTTCAGGCCGGAGCCGTGTTTACCGATATCTGTGAAGTTGAATCCATGGCCGGTTTTCGTGTTTTTTTATCCCATAATTTCAGGTCCAAAGGACGGTCCGGAATCGAAAAGCTGGCCCGGGCCGTAAGTCAAAACGATTCAACCTCTTTGAAGCAAATTCTTTGCTCCCAAAAATATCCAGACGTTGTGTTTGAAAATACAAAAGAGATATCCAAGGGCCAGACCATTTTAGAAAAACACATATCCCAAGGGTATCAGGACCTGTCTTCTGCCATGACCCTGGACCAGGCCCTGGACCGGATGGATAATTTCAGGGTGTTGTGCGCCCACAACCTTGGAGATGACGGAACATTACAAATTAATCATCTTTGCGAAAAGATTTTACGACCTGCCATGGAAAATGATATAAAGGTCCCGTTTTTTAAGCGGATTGTGATGGTAAATCAAAATGATTACCATAAAGGGTTGTTTAACGGGGATACCGGTATTGTATGGGAAGAAAGCTTAAAATCTCTGGCCGGTTTTAAAGGGACGGATCAGGAAATTCAAAAGTTCAGGATTTTAGATCTTCCCTCCCATGATCCAGCCTTTGCCGTCACCATCCATAAAAGCCAGGGATCGGAATTTGATACGGTGCTCATCCTGATCCCCGAGAAAATATCACCTGTGGTGACCCGGCAATTGCTCTATACTGGAATTACCCGGGCCAGGAAAAAAGCCGTGGTCATGGGGCGGCTGGATGTGATTTTGAACGCCATGGATATGCCTTTTGAGAGCAGATCTAATGTGGTTGCCAAGCTTGACCGTAAGCTGGGTAACAAAGAAGGATCAGGTTTTTGACACGGGTGAACACACCCAAAGATAAACGAAAGAGAGATTTTGAAAAAACAAGAGAATTTTGCCAACCAGGTCTGGATGTTTTTTGCATCAGTTAAGCTTACGGTTTACACCCTGGTACTTTTGGCGCTGACATCCATTATCGGAACCGTTGTTTTACAAAACGGCAGTCCCCGGGCATATGTAAATCTTTACGGCCAGGGCATGTATAATTTGATCCAGGTGCTGAAACTCGACAATATGTACCAGGCGTGGTGGTATCTGTTGTTGATGCTGGTGCTGTGCATTAATATTGTGGTCTGCTCAATTGATCGGCTGTCTAAAACCTGGAAGATTATTTTCCCGGACAAGATAAAGGTCAATCCCAAGCGATTTAACGGCCTGAAAAATAAACAGGAATTTGAGTCCGACCAGGACCTGTCACAGCTTTTGCCTTCTTATCAAAAGGTGTTGTCCCGTCAAATGGGGGCGGTGATAGAGCATAAGACAGAACAGGGCCTGGTGCTTTACGGAGAAAAGGGGAGATGGAGCCGGCTCGGGGTCTATGTGGTTCATGCCAGTGTGCTTTTACTTTTGGCCGGGGCCTTGTTCGGGGCCTTGTTCGGATTCAAGGCGAGTCTGAGGCTGGATGAGGGCAAGTCTGCGGATACCGTGCTTGATTCATCCACAAGGATGCCCATCAAGCTACCCTTTGCCATCCGTTGCAACGAGTTTGAAGTAAAGTTCTATGATACCGGGGCCCCGGATGAGTTCAGGTCCAATCTGACGATCATAGAGGATGGAAAACAAAGTTTTACAAAGGATATCCGGGTCAATTACCCTTTAAGGTACAAAGGGATTAATATTTTTCAGTCCTCCTATGGTACGGCCCTTCCCAATGAGGCCGAGTTTGAGATCAAGGACAATCTCACCCAGGAAAGCGTTGTTCATACGGTTAAAAAGGGTCAGAGCGTGGCCTTGCCCCAGGATCTTGGCACCTTCACCTTTGAGGGGTTTTTGCCCCATTTTGATTTCAGAGGACACAATTTGGGTGAGGCCTTTGTCGGTCGGGTGGCGCCAAAGGACAAACAAAGTGTCCAGATCGTGATGCCCACTAAATTTCCCACCTTTGACAAGATGAGAAAAGGACAGTTCTCCGTGACGGTCAAAGATTTTCATCAGGCCTATTATACCGGTCTTCAGGTGACCAAGGATCCGGGTGTCTGGTATGTGTATTCAGGCTTTATTCTGATGATCATCGGCTGCTGGATCACCTTTTTTCTCTCCCATCAGTCCGTATGTATCGGACTTGAAAAGAGAGACACCGGCCGTGTCCGGGTCTGGGTTGCCGGCAAAGCCAACAGAAATACCCATGCCATGACATTGAAAATAAAGAAATTTGCAACCCAATTAAAGGAAATTTAAGGCCCATGAACTCTTCTTTACTTTTATCCGCAGCAACATTTATTTATGCCCTGGCATCGGTGTTCTATATCGGATCATTTTCATTCAAAAAAAAGGTGCTTGCCAAATTAGGGGTATGGGTTATTGTGATCGGGTTGGTGGCCAATACAGGGGGAATCCTTTTAAGATGGGTGGAGTCTTACCAGATGGGATACGGCCATGCCCCTTTTTCCAACATGTACGAATCTCTGGTCTTTTTTTCCTGGACCGTGGCGGCCCTGTATATTTTTGTTGAATTCAAGTACAGGGAAAGCATTATCGGGGTGTTTGTCTCTCCTTTAATCTTTCTGGCCATTGCCTATGCCTCTTTTGATCCCTCGATCTCTTCAAAGATCAGCCCCTTGATTCCTGCCTTGAAGTCCAATTGGCTCATTGCCCATGTGATCACCTGCTTTTTAGGATATGCAGGCTTTGCCCTGGCATTCGGGTTCAGCTTTATGTATTTTATCAAACCCAAGGATCCCGATGGGGTGTCCATATTTGCCCGGCTGCCGGACTGGGAAATCATTGATGAGATGACCTATCAGATGATTGTATTCGGGTTTTTATTTTTAACCATCGGTATTATCACAGGGGCGGTTTGGGCCAATTCTGCCTGGGGCAAATACTGGTCCTGGGATCCCAAGGAAACCTGGTCCTTGATCACCTGGTTTGTTTATGCCATTTTTCTTCATCTAAGGTTGATGAGGGGATGGCAGGGCAGAAATCTTGCCCTTGTTTCCATTATCGGGTTTGTGGCGGTTCTTTTTACCTATTTTGGAGTGAATTACCTGCTTTCCGGACTTCATAGTTATGGATAGACTTTAAAAAAGAAGCAAAACATATTTTTTATGGGCTTGACCCGGCCTTGTCCTTTCCTAATATACCTTGACAAGAAATCCAGATATTTATATAGATTAACCCAAATTTTATGTTTTGGACGTTTTGCGGAGGAGCAACGGGATTGCTGTCCGCACGAGATATGAGGCTTTGGGATTTGCACCCGGGGCCGACGGTTATAGTAACATCAACTTTTTAACATTGATGGAGTTTTCATGAGCGAAATAGAAAACAAAGATGAAAATGGTTCCATGGATGGTGCAGAGGAATGCACAGCCGATGGTCCAAAAGATGACAAAGGCTTAGGGCTGGGCGTCATTTTTTTTATGGTGGCATTTTTAATATGCTTCCTTTCCGGGTGGCTGCTTTTTCCCAAGTTGCTTTATTCTAAAAAAGAGCAACCTTTTAATTTTGACCACGCTCTTCACACGGCTGAAACCGGTGATTGCGAAACCTGCCATTACCTTCGGGAAGACGGCACTTTTGCAGGCCTTCCCAATCTTGAGTCCTGTATGGAATGCCATACAGACGAACCCATGGGTGAGACTGAGGACGAAGCGATTTTTGCCCAGAAGTATGTGGCAAAAGAAAAAGAAGTGCCCTGGCTGGTCTATTCCAAACAGCCGGATTGTGTTTATTTTTCCCATGCCGCGCATATTACAAAGGCAGGCATGGATTGTAAGACCTGTCATGGTCCTATTGGTGAATCCACCTCTTCTCGGCCCTATGAAGAAAACAGACTCACAGGCTACAGCCGTGATATCTGGGGCAAAAATATCTGGGGAATCAAAACCAATTCCTGGGATCGGATGAAGATGGATGACTGCGCAGAGTGTCACAAGGAAGAAACCGGCCATCAGGGCTATTGCTTCCAATGTCACAAATAGCGCCTCAACGACAAGAATTTCAAACTTTATAAAGGATGACTTATGAAAGTTGATAGACGAAGCTTCTTGGGATTGGGACTTGGCGCAGCTGCGGGTGTTGCGGTTTCTCCAGCTTTGGTGAAGCTCACAGATGATTCTTCCATCTGGACCCAGAACTGGCCCTGGACCCCGGTTCCAGAAGACGGTGAAATAACCTATGATAAATCAGTCTGCAGCCTTTGTCCTGGCTGTTGCGGCATCAGTGTTAGAAAAATAAACGGGCGGCCCGTAAAAATTGAAGGCGACTCAGACTTTCCCGTGAACAACGGTGGTGCATGCCTCCACGGTATTGCAGGTCTTCAGTATCTTTACGATCCTGCCCGGGTTAAAACCCCCATGAGAAAAAAAGCCGGAAAATTTGAAGCCATTTCCTGGGATGAGGCCATTGACCTGGCAGCCCAGAAACTTGGGGATATCCGGCAGAACGGTGCACCCGAAAGCCTGGGGCTTGTCACAGGTACCCGGGAGGGGTCGGTTTCTAAACTTTTTAACCGGTTCATGGATGCCTTTGGCTCTCCCAATGCCTATGCCATGCCCAGCCTTGAGGCAAACCTGGCCCTTACGGCCCAGACCCTTCACGGTGAAGGCAATACCATCGGGTTTGACCTTGAAAATTCAGATTTTGTCTTGAGCTTCGGCGCCGGCATTATTGAAGGCTGGGGATCTCCTGTGGCCTGTTTCAAGGCCAATGCCTCAAGAAAAGAGCGCCATGCAGAGCTCTACCAGATTGACCCAAGACTTTCCAACACCGCAGCCAATGCCGATCGCTGGATCCCGATAAACCCGGGAACCGAAGCGGATTTGGCCTTGGGCCTCTGTTCGGTTCTTCTTCAGAAGAATTTGTTTGTCCCCGGCCAACTCACCGGCGGGCTGAACCGGTTTACCGCGGTTCTTGCTTCTGAATATACCCCCCAAAAAGTGGAAGCCATTACCGGTGTAAAAGCCGCCGATATTGAAAAACTGGCCATGGCCTTTGCCAAGGCAAAAATGCCGGTGGCCGTGCCTGGAAGGGGCAGGGGAGATCAGGGCCAGAGCTTGAGAGAGTTTGCAGCTGTCCAGACCCTCAACGCCTTGGCAGGACGCCTCAACAAAGAGGGCGGGGCCTTTGTCATGCCCAAGGCAGATTATTTAACCTTTTCTGAAGCCTCCATGGACGAGGTGGCAGAAACCGGTGCTGGCAAAGAAAAACTGGCCAACTCCATTGATGAGCTGATTGAAAAGCTCTCTGCTTCTGCAAAGCCTCTGGTCAATGCACTTTTGGTATATAATGCCAATCCCTGCTACACCCTTAAAACCCCTGAACGGGTAAAAGAGGCCTTTAAAAAGGTGGATTTTGTTGTCAGTTTCTCCTCTTTTATGGATGAAACCGCTTTGGCATCTGATCTGATCCTGCCCGCATCCACCTTTCTTGAAAGACTGGAAGATGTGCCGTCAGGCGCAGGCCTTGCCAAACAGGTGGTCGGCCTTGCCCGGACCATGGTCGCCCCGGTGTTTAATACCAAAAATCCAGGGGATGCCCTGATTCTTCTGGCCCAGGCCATGGGTGGAACCATTGCTGAAAGCTTTGAGTGGGAGACCTATGACGAGGCCCTGGAAGCTGCGGCAGAAGGCATCTGGGACGGACTGAACGAAGAGGGATATGCTGTGATTTCCCAAGGCACACCCATGGAAAGCCCGGCAACGGATTTTGCCTTTATGGCCTCAAATCCTGCCCCGATCAGGCCTGGGTGCGAGGGTGAGTTTATCCTGATGCCCATTGATAATATGCGGATTTCAGGCTCTGCTGTTGCCTCATCTCCCTTTGCCGTGAAGACTGTATCAGACAAGGTCTTGTCCGGAACAGACGTCCTGGTGGAAATCAATCCTGAGACAGCCCGGGCCAAAGGCCTTAAGGACGGCGGTTCGGCCATGCTGAAAACCCAGGTGAAGAGCGTCAAGGTCAAAGTGAATTACAACGAAGGTATCATGCCGGGTGTCATCGGGATGGTAAGAGGCCTGGGCCATGCCTTTGACAACCCATATGTGGCTGGCAAGGGTGTAAATGTGAACGATTTGATAGGCCCGGTAATTGAGCCCGGTTCAGGACTGGATGCCGCCTTTGGAATCAAAGCCAGTATTTCCAAGGCCTAATTGATATGAAAAAGAAATCTTTTAAGAGGTTCTGATGATACAAGATAAAAAAGCACACAAGTTCGGAATGGTTATTGATCTGGACAAATGCACGGGATGCGGCTCCTGCATGGTGTCGTGCATGTCGGAAAATAATGTTCCGTTTAAGGAGGATGAATCCAGAAAAAAGGATAGTATTACCTGGATGCGGGTATACAAGCTGACCAACGGCAAATCCTTTCCGGACACTGAGGTGGTTTATATGCCAAGACCCTGCCAGCATTGCGGCGGACTTGGGGACCACGGACATTCTCCCTGCGTTTCCGTATGCCCTGCAACGGCAACTGATTATGGATATGATACCGGGATTGTTTCCCAGATTTATACCCGCTGCTTTGGCTGCCGGTACTGCATGGGGGCCTGCCCCTATCATGCCAGGTATTTTAACTGGTGGGATCCCACATGGCCCGAAGGCATGGAAAATTACCTGAGCCCCAATGTCTCCCCGAGAATGCGGGGCGTGGTTGAAAAGTGTTCCTTTTGCTACCACAGGTACCAGCTGGCCAAGGAAAAAGCCTATGTGGAAGAACGGGAAATTGAAGA
It encodes:
- the recD gene encoding exodeoxyribonuclease V subunit alpha, which encodes MADYFLSDLDMLHDQGVFSHLDYYFAKTMADIFKPVSPLAILSAALVSKALGQGHICLNLKLSAQLELGQGEAAQVCLPELDPWIEVLTHEKMVGKEPEVQTPKTGTVLDWVRRVPLILDRDNNLYLSKYYDFQYRLIRNLYARVSTNSFAKDKKDISDWVERFFPEKVPGTDGQKTAILKALTHRFLVISGGPGTGKTHITNIITAVLRQRAEQKKEPEPCIRCLAPTGKAAARLNQGITIHAALKPKPDGVGFIHNRENLLKADMVIIDEASMIDIALMTRLMEAIPLDCRVVLLGDKHQLSPVQAGAVFTDICEVESMAGFRVFLSHNFRSKGRSGIEKLARAVSQNDSTSLKQILCSQKYPDVVFENTKEISKGQTILEKHISQGYQDLSSAMTLDQALDRMDNFRVLCAHNLGDDGTLQINHLCEKILRPAMENDIKVPFFKRIVMVNQNDYHKGLFNGDTGIVWEESLKSLAGFKGTDQEIQKFRILDLPSHDPAFAVTIHKSQGSEFDTVLILIPEKISPVVTRQLLYTGITRARKKAVVMGRLDVILNAMDMPFESRSNVVAKLDRKLGNKEGSGF
- a CDS encoding cytochrome c biogenesis protein ResB, coding for MFFASVKLTVYTLVLLALTSIIGTVVLQNGSPRAYVNLYGQGMYNLIQVLKLDNMYQAWWYLLLMLVLCINIVVCSIDRLSKTWKIIFPDKIKVNPKRFNGLKNKQEFESDQDLSQLLPSYQKVLSRQMGAVIEHKTEQGLVLYGEKGRWSRLGVYVVHASVLLLLAGALFGALFGFKASLRLDEGKSADTVLDSSTRMPIKLPFAIRCNEFEVKFYDTGAPDEFRSNLTIIEDGKQSFTKDIRVNYPLRYKGINIFQSSYGTALPNEAEFEIKDNLTQESVVHTVKKGQSVALPQDLGTFTFEGFLPHFDFRGHNLGEAFVGRVAPKDKQSVQIVMPTKFPTFDKMRKGQFSVTVKDFHQAYYTGLQVTKDPGVWYVYSGFILMIIGCWITFFLSHQSVCIGLEKRDTGRVRVWVAGKANRNTHAMTLKIKKFATQLKEI
- the ccsB gene encoding c-type cytochrome biogenesis protein CcsB; translation: MNSSLLLSAATFIYALASVFYIGSFSFKKKVLAKLGVWVIVIGLVANTGGILLRWVESYQMGYGHAPFSNMYESLVFFSWTVAALYIFVEFKYRESIIGVFVSPLIFLAIAYASFDPSISSKISPLIPALKSNWLIAHVITCFLGYAGFALAFGFSFMYFIKPKDPDGVSIFARLPDWEIIDEMTYQMIVFGFLFLTIGIITGAVWANSAWGKYWSWDPKETWSLITWFVYAIFLHLRLMRGWQGRNLALVSIIGFVAVLFTYFGVNYLLSGLHSYG
- a CDS encoding cytochrome c3 family protein, with translation MSEIENKDENGSMDGAEECTADGPKDDKGLGLGVIFFMVAFLICFLSGWLLFPKLLYSKKEQPFNFDHALHTAETGDCETCHYLREDGTFAGLPNLESCMECHTDEPMGETEDEAIFAQKYVAKEKEVPWLVYSKQPDCVYFSHAAHITKAGMDCKTCHGPIGESTSSRPYEENRLTGYSRDIWGKNIWGIKTNSWDRMKMDDCAECHKEETGHQGYCFQCHK
- a CDS encoding molybdopterin-dependent oxidoreductase is translated as MKVDRRSFLGLGLGAAAGVAVSPALVKLTDDSSIWTQNWPWTPVPEDGEITYDKSVCSLCPGCCGISVRKINGRPVKIEGDSDFPVNNGGACLHGIAGLQYLYDPARVKTPMRKKAGKFEAISWDEAIDLAAQKLGDIRQNGAPESLGLVTGTREGSVSKLFNRFMDAFGSPNAYAMPSLEANLALTAQTLHGEGNTIGFDLENSDFVLSFGAGIIEGWGSPVACFKANASRKERHAELYQIDPRLSNTAANADRWIPINPGTEADLALGLCSVLLQKNLFVPGQLTGGLNRFTAVLASEYTPQKVEAITGVKAADIEKLAMAFAKAKMPVAVPGRGRGDQGQSLREFAAVQTLNALAGRLNKEGGAFVMPKADYLTFSEASMDEVAETGAGKEKLANSIDELIEKLSASAKPLVNALLVYNANPCYTLKTPERVKEAFKKVDFVVSFSSFMDETALASDLILPASTFLERLEDVPSGAGLAKQVVGLARTMVAPVFNTKNPGDALILLAQAMGGTIAESFEWETYDEALEAAAEGIWDGLNEEGYAVISQGTPMESPATDFAFMASNPAPIRPGCEGEFILMPIDNMRISGSAVASSPFAVKTVSDKVLSGTDVLVEINPETARAKGLKDGGSAMLKTQVKSVKVKVNYNEGIMPGVIGMVRGLGHAFDNPYVAGKGVNVNDLIGPVIEPGSGLDAAFGIKASISKA
- a CDS encoding 4Fe-4S dicluster domain-containing protein, which codes for MIQDKKAHKFGMVIDLDKCTGCGSCMVSCMSENNVPFKEDESRKKDSITWMRVYKLTNGKSFPDTEVVYMPRPCQHCGGLGDHGHSPCVSVCPATATDYGYDTGIVSQIYTRCFGCRYCMGACPYHARYFNWWDPTWPEGMENYLSPNVSPRMRGVVEKCSFCYHRYQLAKEKAYVEEREIEEMEYQTACTTACPAGAIVFGDLNNPAHKVHQIVKPDPHPDPMNKNVVGKSRNPKVFRLLERLGTNPKVYYMSEREWVRKAGDNYLDGEWDKVKNHHGSSSHD